A genomic stretch from Spiroplasma endosymbiont of Clivina fossor includes:
- a CDS encoding rolling circle replication-associated protein, producing MNLQPQNPTDFYMKTIYYGQYIRNIVMPLERIKANNRNVSGLKNKGNCDTKLLNSNIRAKSNVIRKAYHNFWDCKKLTFLTLTYADINEFDIRKCKRDLNKFFKKLKYWFKVKNKNIKYLYTYEYQKRGVIHFHILITEKIPHKIILQFWPYGINKNIRVRENTNEMVVKYCSKYITKNVLNEKSLNQYDLNIKAYQFSYNCQNPITRKQIFTDTLNNIVNRTVNSEFVKYLKSKVNKFKTKMCGAIYEFKNINYVGFESENYTSLESLRFRNQLRKTKY from the coding sequence ATGAATTTACAACCTCAAAATCCGACTGATTTTTATATGAAAACAATTTATTACGGTCAATATATTCGTAATATTGTTATGCCTTTAGAACGCATCAAAGCAAATAACCGCAATGTTAGCGGTTTAAAAAATAAAGGTAATTGTGATACAAAACTGCTTAATAGTAATATTCGTGCAAAATCTAATGTTATTAGGAAGGCATATCATAATTTTTGAGACTGTAAAAAACTTACATTCTTAACTCTTACTTATGCTGATATTAATGAATTTGACATTAGAAAATGTAAGCGTGATTTAAATAAATTTTTTAAAAAATTAAAATATTGATTTAAAGTTAAAAATAAAAATATTAAGTATTTGTATACATATGAATATCAGAAAAGAGGCGTTATTCATTTTCATATTTTAATCACCGAAAAAATACCCCATAAAATTATTTTACAATTTTGACCTTACGGAATTAATAAAAATATTAGAGTTCGTGAAAACACTAATGAAATGGTTGTAAAATATTGCTCCAAATATATAACTAAAAATGTCCTGAATGAAAAATCATTAAATCAGTATGATTTAAATATCAAGGCTTATCAATTCTCTTATAACTGTCAAAACCCCATTACTAGAAAACAAATATTTACCGATACTTTGAATAATATTGTTAATAGAACCGTAAATTCTGAATTTGTAAAGTACTTAAAATCAAAAGTTAATAAATTTAAAACTAAAATGTGCGGAGCAATCTATGAATTTAAAAATATTAATTATGTAGGCTTTGAAAGTGAAAATTATACTTCGTTAGAAAGTTTAAGATTTAGAAATCAACTAAGAAAAACGAAATATTAG
- a CDS encoding integrase core domain-containing protein yields the protein MKYVICQADLADLKTKVQSWLRTIYNHKHYHKTKKRVTSYLNLCNQFYLEPITLNKLIKKHFHGIRNTFYQWANKILTAYQNDDFNSLIFKYTKPNKISYQYDLNSREKVCDLYFNYKNLQAGGMWSLFNNLKMGFHDIENSKIPKNIKTFYRWIKSDSRWKELKQQIKQTKRHFKRYEVSDIGLLQMDAKIITTSNFPVDKKYYIYDFIDEITRIVFGYVYDSLGTNNAINAVQRAMKDFSALGITIKRLRTDNAPEFITTNWSNKKAYKVKERPFTAFLSRNGVIHETTPIRSPQSNGKIERFHQHYTKLFYVKDKKLNQNELQHFLNQYYYYYNFQRCHSALQNKSPFQKLQELIN from the coding sequence ATGAAATATGTTATTTGCCAGGCTGATTTAGCCGATTTAAAAACAAAAGTCCAAAGTTGATTAAGAACAATTTATAATCACAAACATTATCACAAAACTAAAAAACGAGTTACTAGTTATTTAAATTTATGTAATCAATTTTATTTAGAACCAATAACTTTAAATAAATTAATAAAAAAGCATTTTCATGGTATACGAAATACATTTTATCAATGAGCTAATAAAATTCTTACTGCTTATCAAAATGATGATTTTAATAGTTTAATTTTTAAATATACAAAACCTAATAAAATTAGTTATCAATATGATTTAAATTCTCGTGAAAAAGTATGCGATTTATATTTTAATTACAAAAATCTTCAAGCCGGCGGAATGTGGTCTTTATTTAACAATTTAAAAATGGGTTTTCACGATATTGAAAATTCAAAAATTCCGAAAAATATTAAAACCTTTTATCGCTGAATTAAATCTGACTCTCGATGAAAAGAATTAAAACAACAAATAAAGCAAACGAAACGCCATTTTAAGCGTTATGAAGTATCCGATATTGGTCTTTTACAAATGGACGCCAAAATAATTACTACATCAAATTTTCCGGTTGATAAAAAGTATTACATTTATGATTTTATTGACGAAATAACACGCATAGTATTTGGTTATGTTTATGATAGTTTAGGAACCAATAACGCGATTAACGCTGTGCAAAGAGCAATGAAAGATTTTAGCGCGCTTGGCATAACCATTAAACGCCTTCGCACTGATAATGCTCCTGAATTTATAACTACTAATTGAAGTAATAAAAAAGCATACAAAGTAAAAGAAAGACCTTTTACGGCCTTTCTTTCAAGGAATGGGGTTATCCATGAAACCACTCCAATTCGTTCGCCACAAAGTAACGGTAAAATTGAGCGGTTTCATCAACATTATACTAAATTATTTTATGTTAAGGATAAAAAACTAAATCAAAACGAACTACAACATTTCTTAAATCAATATTATTACTATTACAACTTCCAACGCTGTCATTCAGCATTACAAAATAAATCGCCATTTCAAAAATTACAAGAATTAATAAATTAA
- a CDS encoding transposase family protein gives MKTQVIIEKDSKKIISSDFSYGKNHDFKILKDSKIKFLPETTVLVDLGYQGIQKINHNVLIPKRKSKKNPLNKEEKQNNERISKMRIVIENVFAILKKFKIISEKYRNRRKRFALRFNLIASIYNLQLLV, from the coding sequence ATAAAAACACAAGTTATAATTGAAAAAGATAGTAAAAAAATTATTAGTTCTGATTTTTCTTATGGTAAAAACCATGACTTTAAAATTTTAAAAGATTCAAAAATTAAATTTTTACCAGAAACAACTGTTTTAGTGGATTTAGGTTATCAAGGCATACAAAAAATTAATCATAATGTTTTAATTCCTAAAAGAAAATCAAAGAAAAACCCTTTAAATAAAGAAGAAAAGCAAAATAATGAGCGAATTTCAAAAATGAGAATTGTTATTGAAAATGTTTTTGCTATACTTAAAAAATTTAAAATTATTAGTGAAAAATATCGAAATCGTAGAAAAAGATTTGCTTTAAGATTTAATTTAATAGCTTCAATTTATAATTTACAACTATTAGTTTAA
- a CDS encoding transposase family protein: MKFKKNNQISDKNFLRLTGIKHTTFNKMLEILKIEELKKRFRRGRTNKLSLENRILMTLEYWREYRTYFHIAKSYDISESSCYRNIKWIEDTLIKHPNFQQLTGQKSLLKDYFKDKTVIIDVTESQIQRPKKDKNSTTQEKRKNTQ; encoded by the coding sequence ATGAAATTTAAAAAAAATAATCAAATAAGTGATAAAAATTTTTTAAGATTAACTGGTATTAAACATACTACTTTTAATAAAATGCTAGAAATTTTAAAAATAGAAGAATTAAAAAAGAGATTTCGTCGCGGAAGAACCAATAAATTATCATTAGAAAATCGTATTTTAATGACTTTAGAATATTGAAGAGAATATAGAACTTATTTTCATATTGCAAAAAGTTATGATATTAGTGAAAGTAGTTGTTATAGAAATATCAAATGAATTGAAGACACTTTAATAAAACACCCTAATTTTCAACAACTTACTGGTCAAAAATCACTATTAAAAGATTATTTCAAAGATAAGACTGTTATAATTGATGTAACTGAAAGCCAAATCCAACGCCCAAAAAAAGACAAAAACAGCACTACTCAGGAAAAAAGAAAAAACACACAATAA
- a CDS encoding integrase core domain-containing protein yields MKYIIPQADLADLKAKAQSWLSANCRNPYYYKTKKRITAYLNLCTYFYIEETTLTKLIKKYFKNATKTFYRWAQKIMTAYYSDNLDLLLFKTTKPQNLNYQYSLNYRKKVCDLYFDYKNLQAGGMWSLFNNLKIGFHDVKNLEVPKNIKTFYRWIKSDPRWKELKQQIKQTKRHFKRYEVSEIGLLQMDAKIITTSNFPVDKKYYIYDFIDEMTRIVFGYVYDSLGTNNAINAAQRAMKDFSELGITIKRLRTDNAPEFTTTNWSNKKAYKVKERPFTTFLSRNGIVHETTPIRSPQSNGKIERFHQHYTKLFYSKDKKLNQNELQHYLNKYYYFYNFERHHSSLNSKTPFQTLQKFLTK; encoded by the coding sequence ATGAAATATATTATTCCCCAAGCTGACTTAGCAGATTTAAAAGCAAAAGCACAAAGTTGATTAAGTGCCAATTGCCGTAATCCTTATTACTATAAAACTAAAAAACGCATTACTGCCTATTTAAATTTATGTACTTATTTTTATATTGAAGAAACTACTTTAACAAAACTTATTAAAAAATATTTTAAGAACGCAACGAAAACCTTTTATCGTTGGGCACAAAAAATTATGACCGCTTATTATTCTGACAATTTAGATTTGTTATTGTTTAAAACTACAAAACCACAAAATCTTAATTATCAATATAGTTTAAATTATCGCAAAAAAGTATGTGATTTATATTTTGATTACAAAAATCTTCAAGCTGGCGGAATGTGGTCTTTATTTAACAATTTAAAAATCGGTTTTCACGATGTTAAAAATTTAGAAGTTCCGAAAAATATCAAAACTTTTTATCGTTGAATTAAATCCGACCCTCGTTGAAAAGAATTAAAACAGCAAATCAAACAAACAAAACGCCATTTTAAGCGTTATGAAGTTTCTGAGATTGGTCTTTTACAAATGGATGCCAAAATTATTACCACATCAAATTTTCCGGTTGATAAAAAATATTACATTTATGATTTCATTGACGAAATGACACGCATAGTATTTGGTTATGTTTATGATAGTTTAGGAACCAATAACGCAATTAATGCCGCACAAAGAGCAATGAAAGATTTTAGCGAGCTCGGCATAACAATTAAACGCCTTCGTACTGATAATGCTCCGGAATTTACCACTACTAATTGAAGCAATAAAAAAGCATATAAAGTAAAAGAAAGGCCTTTTACAACCTTTCTTTCGAGGAACGGAATTGTCCACGAAACCACGCCGATTCGTTCGCCACAGAGTAACGGTAAAATCGAGCGGTTTCATCAACATTATACCAAATTATTTTATTCTAAGGATAAAAAATTAAATCAAAACGAACTTCAACATTATTTAAACAAATATTATTACTTTTATAATTTTGAACGCCATCATTCATCTTTAAACAGTAAAACGCCTTTTCAAACATTGCAAAAATTTTTAACAAAGTAG
- a CDS encoding integrase core domain-containing protein, with the protein MSRVFDKIKSLFWFKKCGFEIKFDVKQLQIHLNEWYAFYNFKRKHKSLNYKTPFETLNKFIIAK; encoded by the coding sequence ATATCAAGAGTTTTCGACAAAATTAAAAGTTTATTTTGGTTTAAAAAATGTGGTTTTGAAATAAAATTTGATGTTAAACAATTACAAATTCATTTAAATGAGTGGTACGCATTTTATAATTTCAAGCGAAAACATAAAAGCTTGAATTACAAAACTCCATTTGAAACTTTAAATAAATTTATTATTGCAAAATAA
- a CDS encoding IS1/IS1595 family N-terminal zinc-binding domain-containing protein — translation MEKIIQELVNTLTDDQFLEFYEKVKQQAELIKKQKRLNEIDQKFRAQGIKCPKCESYHCVKNGHNSEGKQKYLCKNCRASFDAFRNHFIYWSHLNYEQWNLLIQISLLGQSSKTISRFIKTTLKTAWYNRQKLMKSKQLENTQLKFKKLSGKIQIDETFIKEIHKGNFKYKTDPRRIHLDPFATNTKCCIQMAIDNNNNIYVKSTNTKRLQKQWVIENMNKELINENSIITSDMQKLYFLVAKQTNSTLCVTKTTTNPEASYRNLNKISKLQSSLKEALIHYHGLGFTNIQNYLNLWKWKYQHKGLTPNQQTAVLYFNV, via the coding sequence ATGGAAAAAATAATTCAAGAACTAGTAAATACTTTAACAGATGATCAATTTTTAGAATTTTATGAAAAAGTCAAACAACAAGCAGAATTAATAAAAAAACAAAAACGTTTAAATGAAATTGATCAAAAATTTAGAGCGCAAGGTATTAAATGCCCTAAATGTGAATCTTACCATTGCGTTAAAAATGGACATAATTCAGAAGGAAAACAAAAATATTTATGTAAAAATTGCCGTGCAAGTTTTGACGCTTTTCGTAATCATTTTATTTATTGAAGTCATTTAAATTATGAACAATGAAATTTATTGATTCAAATTTCATTGCTGGGGCAATCTAGTAAAACAATTTCTCGTTTTATTAAAACTACATTAAAAACTGCTTGATATAATCGTCAAAAATTAATGAAATCAAAACAATTAGAAAATACCCAATTAAAATTTAAAAAATTATCTGGTAAAATCCAAATCGATGAAACATTTATTAAAGAAATCCATAAAGGAAATTTCAAATATAAAACTGATCCACGAAGAATTCACCTTGACCCATTCGCAACTAATACTAAATGTTGTATTCAAATGGCAATTGATAATAATAACAATATTTATGTTAAATCCACAAACACCAAACGTTTACAAAAACAATGAGTTATTGAAAATATGAACAAAGAATTAATTAACGAAAATTCAATTATTACTTCTGATATGCAAAAATTATATTTTTTAGTAGCAAAACAAACAAATTCTACTTTATGTGTAACTAAAACAACAACTAATCCTGAAGCTAGTTATCGTAACTTAAATAAAATCAGTAAATTACAATCTAGTCTTAAAGAAGCCTTAATTCATTATCATGGTTTAGGTTTTACTAATATTCAAAATTATTTAAATCTCTGAAAATGAAAATACCAACATAAGGGTTTAACTCCAAACCAACAAACAGCGGTATTATATTTTAATGTATAA
- a CDS encoding IS3 family transposase (programmed frameshift) codes for MGNKTSYSYSEEFKKQIVMLYKNGKSVINLGKEYNLPKPTIYSWVKNYNNSGSFKAKDNRTVEENELIYLRKENQQLRMENDIFKASSTDNRQKITIINNNKTKYSVRKICKILGLLKSTYYYQTNKCTKFDINNYEQEVISAFNKSRKIYGARKIKAVLIRKNIILSRRKIRFIMIKNNLVSKYTKLKYRNHEKTVNNDQINNVLNRQFNDQKPNEVVVSDLTYVQVGTKWHYICLLIDLFNREVIGYSAGPNKTAELVQQAFHKITRPLNKITLFHTDRGNEFKNKIIDEILITFKIQRSLSTKGCPYDNAVAEATYKTFKTEFINGKKFANLTQLKCELFDFVNWYNNIRIHGSLNYLTPVEFRKYQST; via the exons ATGGGAAATAAAACCTCATACTCATACTCTGAAGAATTTAAAAAACAAATTGTAATGCTATACAAAAATGGCAAAAGTGTTATTAATTTAGGGAAAGAATATAATTTACCAAAACCAACTATTTATAGTTGAGTTAAAAATTATAATAATTCTGGGTCATTTAAAGCAAAAGATAATCGCACTGTCGAAGAAAATGAATTAATTTACTTGCGAAAAGAAAACCAACAATTACGAATGGAAAATGACATTT TTAAAGCAAGCAGCACTGATAATCGGCAAAAAATAACAATAATTAATAACAACAAAACTAAATATTCAGTGAGGAAAATATGTAAGATTTTAGGTTTACTAAAATCAACATATTATTATCAAACTAATAAATGCACTAAGTTTGATATTAATAATTATGAACAAGAAGTTATCAGTGCATTTAATAAAAGTCGTAAGATTTATGGTGCTCGTAAAATTAAAGCTGTTTTAATAAGAAAAAATATCATCTTATCACGACGAAAAATCCGATTCATTATGATCAAAAATAATTTGGTTTCTAAATACACCAAATTAAAATATCGTAATCATGAAAAAACAGTTAATAATGACCAAATTAATAATGTTTTAAATCGTCAATTTAATGACCAAAAACCCAATGAAGTTGTTGTTAGTGATTTAACATATGTTCAAGTTGGTACTAAATGACATTATATTTGTTTATTAATTGACTTGTTTAATCGCGAAGTAATTGGCTATAGTGCTGGACCAAATAAAACTGCTGAACTAGTTCAACAAGCTTTTCACAAGATAACACGACCATTAAATAAAATAACTTTATTTCATACTGATCGTGGTAATGAATTCAAAAATAAAATCATTGATGAAATTTTAATAACCTTTAAAATTCAAAGATCATTAAGTACCAAAGGATGCCCGTATGATAATGCTGTTGCTGAAGCAACTTACAAAACCTTTAAAACTGAATTTATTAACGGTAAAAAATTTGCAAACTTAACACAATTAAAATGCGAACTATTTGATTTTGTTAATTGATATAACAATATTCGAATTCATGGCAGTTTAAATTATTTAACTCCCGTTGAATTTAGAAAATACCAGTCTACATAA
- a CDS encoding IS256 family transposase codes for MKKEPNAIDKVVDYFLENIDNPQDLFKGNTIFQEFTKKLTERMLNTEIKDYLETDENHNKRNGNTQKTIITKNGSIAIDVPRDRNSTFEPVIIPKRQRRFDNFDQKVISLYARGMTISDIKAQLQEFYHGAEISESLISQITDDVIEEVKMWQTKPLEKIYPIVYFDCIVVKVKQDKRIINKAVYLALGINLDGLKDILGMWISENEGAKFWLNNLTEMKNRGLQDILVACSDNLTGMSDAIEAVFPKTQHQLCIVHQIRNSLKFVPYKDRKLVANDLKSIYTAINEEIALIALDHFSEKWNKKYPQITKSWKNNWNNLIIFLEYPQEFRRIIYTTNAIESVNSQLRKVIKNKKIFPNDASVFKIFYLAFQNMVKKWTMPIQNWGSAISHLMIKFEDRVNLS; via the coding sequence ATAAAAAAAGAACCTAACGCAATTGATAAAGTTGTTGATTATTTTTTAGAAAATATTGATAATCCACAAGATTTATTTAAAGGCAATACTATTTTTCAGGAATTTACCAAAAAATTAACTGAACGAATGTTAAATACGGAAATTAAAGATTATCTTGAAACTGATGAGAATCATAATAAAAGAAATGGCAACACACAAAAAACCATTATTACTAAAAATGGTTCAATCGCAATTGATGTACCAAGAGATCGAAATAGTACTTTTGAACCAGTAATTATTCCGAAAAGACAAAGAAGATTTGATAACTTTGATCAAAAAGTAATTTCTTTATATGCAAGAGGAATGACAATTTCTGATATCAAAGCACAATTGCAAGAATTCTATCACGGAGCAGAAATTTCAGAAAGTTTAATTAGTCAAATAACTGATGATGTTATTGAAGAAGTTAAAATGTGACAAACTAAACCTTTAGAGAAGATTTATCCGATTGTTTATTTTGATTGTATTGTTGTTAAAGTAAAGCAAGATAAACGAATAATAAATAAAGCAGTTTATCTTGCCTTAGGAATTAATTTAGATGGTTTAAAAGATATTTTAGGAATGTGAATTAGTGAGAATGAGGGAGCCAAATTTTGACTTAATAATCTTACGGAAATGAAAAATCGTGGGTTACAAGATATTCTTGTTGCTTGTAGTGATAATTTAACTGGGATGTCTGATGCAATAGAAGCTGTTTTCCCAAAAACACAGCATCAATTATGCATTGTTCATCAAATTCGCAATAGTTTAAAATTTGTTCCTTACAAAGATCGCAAACTTGTAGCTAATGATTTAAAATCAATTTATACAGCAATTAATGAAGAAATAGCGTTAATTGCTTTAGATCATTTTTCAGAAAAATGAAATAAAAAGTATCCACAAATTACTAAATCATGAAAAAATAACTGAAATAATTTAATAATTTTTCTTGAATATCCTCAGGAATTTAGAAGAATTATTTACACAACTAATGCGATTGAATCTGTTAATAGTCAATTAAGAAAAGTCATTAAGAATAAAAAGATTTTTCCTAATGACGCATCAGTTTTTAAAATATTTTATTTAGCATTTCAAAATATGGTTAAGAAATGAACGATGCCAATTCAAAATTGGGGTAGTGCAATTTCACATTTAATGATAAAATTTGAAGACAGAGTGAATTTAAGTTAA
- a CDS encoding IS1/IS1595 family N-terminal zinc-binding domain-containing protein encodes MKLIKNLERKVFKCPKCESYHCVKNGHNSEGKQKYLCKNCRASFDVFRNHFIYWSHLNYEQWNLLIQISLLGQSSKTISRFIKTTLKTAWYNRQKLMKSKQLENTQLKFKKLSGKIQIDETFIKEIHKGNFKYKTDPRRIHLDPFTTNTKCCIQMAIDNNNNIYVKSTNTKRLQKQWVIENMNKELINENSIITSDMQKLYFLVAKQTNSTLCVTKTTINPEASYRNLNKISKLQSSLKEALIHYHGLGFTNIQNYLNLWKWKYQHKGLTPNQQTAVLYFNRLGT; translated from the coding sequence ATGAAATTGATCAAAAATTTAGAGCGCAAGGTATTTAAATGCCCTAAATGTGAATCTTACCATTGCGTTAAAAATGGACATAATTCAGAAGGAAAACAAAAATATTTATGTAAAAATTGCCGTGCAAGTTTTGACGTTTTTCGTAATCATTTTATTTATTGAAGTCATTTAAATTATGAACAATGAAATTTATTGATTCAAATTTCATTGCTGGGGCAATCTAGTAAAACAATTTCTCGTTTTATTAAAACTACATTAAAAACTGCTTGATATAATCGTCAAAAATTAATGAAATCAAAACAATTAGAAAATACCCAATTAAAATTTAAAAAATTATCTGGTAAAATCCAAATCGATGAAACATTTATTAAAGAAATCCATAAAGGAAATTTCAAATATAAAACTGATCCACGAAGAATTCACCTTGACCCATTCACAACTAATACTAAATGCTGTATTCAAATGGCAATTGATAATAATAACAATATTTATGTTAAATCCACAAACACCAAACGTTTACAAAAACAATGAGTTATTGAAAATATGAACAAAGAATTAATTAACGAAAATTCAATTATTACTTCTGATATGCAAAAATTATATTTTTTAGTAGCAAAACAAACAAATTCTACTTTATGTGTAACTAAAACAACAATTAATCCTGAAGCTAGTTATCGTAACTTAAATAAAATCAGTAAATTACAATCTAGTCTTAAAGAAGCCTTAATTCATTATCATGGTTTAGGTTTTACTAATATTCAAAATTATTTAAATCTCTGAAAATGAAAATACCAACATAAGGGTTTAACTCCAAACCAACAAACAGCGGTATTATATTTTAATAGACTTGGTACATAA
- a CDS encoding transposase family protein, translated as MLFSGKKRQHSLKSQIIIDLFNNKIISVDFCYGSTHDYKLFLKSNTLINPKLELIADSGYQGLQNVHKNTLLPIKKSKNNPLNPDKKEYNSFLNKVRIVIEHVFARLKRFKILVYRYRNKIRRFGLRFNLISGIYNFELS; from the coding sequence TTATTATTTTCTGGTAAGAAAAGGCAACATTCATTAAAATCGCAAATAATTATTGATTTATTTAACAATAAAATTATTTCAGTAGATTTTTGTTATGGCAGTACTCATGATTATAAGTTATTTTTAAAATCAAATACACTTATAAATCCAAAATTAGAATTAATTGCCGATTCAGGATATCAAGGTTTGCAAAATGTTCATAAAAATACATTATTGCCAATTAAAAAGAGTAAAAATAATCCTTTAAATCCAGATAAAAAGGAATATAATAGCTTTTTAAATAAAGTTAGAATTGTCATTGAACATGTTTTTGCTAGATTAAAAAGATTTAAAATACTAGTTTATCGTTATCGCAATAAGATTAGAAGATTTGGATTACGATTTAACTTAATTTCAGGAATATATAATTTTGAATTAAGCTAG
- a CDS encoding transposase family protein, which translates to MLDKYKDENEFYSLIGIKYKTFMKMVEILKEGEAKQKQIGGRPNKLSIEQRLLMTLEYWKEYSTYRIIAKKYNISHVSCIRNIFWVENTLIKNSHFHIPGKKILLENKGTTNNLLAIDATEIPIERIKKN; encoded by the coding sequence ATGTTAGATAAATACAAAGACGAAAACGAATTTTATAGTTTAATAGGCATAAAATATAAAACTTTCATGAAAATGGTAGAAATTTTAAAAGAAGGTGAAGCTAAACAAAAACAAATTGGTGGTAGACCAAATAAATTATCAATAGAGCAAAGATTACTTATGACTTTAGAATACTGAAAAGAATATAGTACATATCGTATTATTGCAAAAAAATATAATATTAGTCATGTTAGTTGTATTCGTAATATCTTTTGAGTTGAAAATACTCTAATAAAAAATAGTCACTTTCATATACCTGGCAAAAAGATATTATTAGAAAATAAGGGTACTACTAATAATTTATTAGCAATTGATGCTACAGAAATTCCAATTGAAAGAATTAAAAAAAACTAA
- a CDS encoding transposase, with translation MGNKTSYSEEFKKQIVMLYKNGKSVINLGKEYNLPKPTIYSWVKNYNNSGSFKAKDNRTVEENELIYLRKENQQLRMENDILKQAALIIGKK, from the coding sequence ATGGGAAATAAAACCTCATACTCTGAAGAATTTAAAAAACAAATTGTAATGCTATACAAAAATGGCAAAAGTGTTATTAATTTAGGGAAAGAATATAATTTACCAAAACCAACTATTTATAGTTGAGTTAAAAATTATAATAATTCTGGGTCATTTAAAGCAAAAGATAATCGCACTGTCGAAGAAAATGAATTAATTTACTTGCGAAAAGAAAACCAACAATTACGAATGGAAAATGACATTTTAAAGCAAGCAGCACTGATAATCGGCAAAAAATAA